A region from the Brettanomyces bruxellensis chromosome 4, complete sequence genome encodes:
- the QCR8 gene encoding ubiquinol--cytochrome-c reductase subunit 8 (BUSCO:EOG09265GSM), protein MDDNADDVESYICRRYQKYIAQYTVSPYAQSPLKGSLNRAVFSTFSRFKSQVFYWAVPLCIVYGFWAKARDYNAYLYTKAGREELERVNV, encoded by the exons ATGGATGATAATGCAGATGACGTTGAATCATATATCTGCCGCCGGTAC CAAAAGTACATTGCTCAGTATACAGTCTCTCCTTATGCTCAAAGTCCATTAAAGGGCTCTCTGAATAGAGCTGTGTTTAGTACATTTAGCAGATTTAAGTCACAAGTTTTCTACTGGGCTGTTCCATTATGTATTGTTTATGGCTTTTGGGCAAAGGCTAGAGACTATAATGCTTATTTATATACCAAGGCCGGAAGAGAGGAGCTAGAGAGGGTCAATGTTTAA
- the GPM1 gene encoding Phosphoglycerate mutase, producing MVHKLILLRHGQSEWNSKNLFTGWVDVKLSAQGRKEAKRAGELLKDSGLKPDIVFTSLLSRAIQTANIALEEADFLYLPVVRSWRLNERHYGDLQGKNKAEVLEEVGPVQFKVWRRSYNTPPPPIARGNKFAQFDDARYAHLDPSVLPATESLQLVIERMLPFYQDVIAKELRENKTVLIAAHGNSLRGLVKYLEKISDDDIANLNIPTGIPLVFELDDDLKPIKKPYYLDPEAAAAGAAAVAAQGQKK from the coding sequence ATGGTTCATAAGCTTATTCTTCTTAGACACGGTCAATCCGAATGGAACTCAAAGAATTTGTTCACTGGTTGGGTTGATGTGAAGCTTTCTGCTCAGGGTCGTAAGGAGGCTAAGAGAGCAGGTGAGTTGTTGAAGGACTCTGGATTGAAACCAGATATTGTCTTCACTTCCTTGTTGAGCAGAGCTATTCAGACTGCTAACATTGCTTTGGAGGAGGCTGACTTCCTTTACCTTCCAGTCGTTAGATCATGGAGATTGAACGAGAGACACTACGGTGATCTGCAGGGTAAGAACAAAGCTGAGGTTTTGGAGGAAGTTGGACCTGTCCAGTTCAAGGTCTGGAGAAGATCATACAACACCCCACCACCTCCTATTGCCAGGGGTAACAAGTTCGCACAGTTCGATGATGCCAGATACGCACACTTGGACCCATCCGTTCTTCCAGCTACGGAATCTTTGCAATTGGTTATTGAGAGAATGTTGCCATTCTACCAAGATGTCATTGCTAAGGAATTGAGAGAGAACAAGACTGTCTTGATTGCAGCCCATGGTAACTCTTTGAGAGGTTTGGTCAAGTACTTGGAGAAGATCTCTGACGACGATATCGCTAACTTGAACATTCCAACTGGTATTCCATTGGTCTTTGAATTGGATGATGATCTCAAGCCAATTAAGAAGCCATACTACTTGGACCCAGaagctgctgctgctggtgCTGCCGCCGTTGCTGCTCAGGgacagaagaaataa
- a CDS encoding uncharacterized protein (SECRETED:SignalP(1-20)), which yields MKFSKILLTLTSLLASTAVAADNADINAKQAPAYQKFQPTDEKPFNFKIDYLIKGKQEKSSTEVVKVSNGETVSVVYNFTSGEEEPCTIIGVGGQLVSPVTGDVKANVTANQIGPLAVSTDESVTFIQNVAVNMIPDDYLFVPAVYIVYEKKFMKLGARNQIFDVTDPKISFFNPKLIVSELLLGATVAGLVYVLYGTFGKTYLKGILPSPTLKASKQKASKKSTTSISKSTGVDEWLPKTHLREITKKSKKSN from the coding sequence atgaaattctcGAAAATTTTGTTGACTCTGACCTCTCTCTTAGCATCGACGGCCGTTGCTGCCGACAATGCAGACATTAATGCGAAACAAGCACCGGCCTATCAGAAATTCCAGCCAACTGATGAAAAGCCATTTAATTTTAAGATTGACTATCTTATCAAAGGTAAACAGGAAAAGTCTTCAACTGAAGTTGTAAAGGTTTCAAATGGTGAAACTGTTAGTGTTGTTTATAATTTCACTTCTGGGGAGGAGGAACCTTGCACGATTATTGGTGTTGGGGGTCAGTTGGTTTCTCCTGTCACCGGTGATGTGAAAGCCAACGTGACGGCAAACCAGATCGGTCCTCTTGCTGTTTCCACTGATGAAAGTGTCACgtttattcaaaatgttGCAGTGAATATGATTCCTGATGACTATTTGTTTGTACCTGCTGTCTACATTGTGTACGAGAAGAAGTTCATGAAGTTGGGCGCAAGAAATCAGATATTTGATGTGACCGATCCAAAAatatccttctttaatCCGAAATTGATTGTCTCGGAATTATTACTCGGGGCTACCGTTGCTGGCTTGGTTTATGTTCTATATGGCACATTCGGTAAAACGTATTTGAAAGGGattcttccttctcctACCTTAAAAGCTTCTAAACAGAAGGCATCAAAGAAATCCACTACTTCAATCTCTAAATCTACTGGTGTTGACGAATGGCTCCCAAAAACGCATCTTAGAGAAATCACAAAGAAATCTAAGAAATCTAATTAA
- a CDS encoding uncharacterized protein (BUSCO:EOG09265K1R), whose amino-acid sequence MAGGINVDVEFLGGLDSIFGGLTKAKCIVTRKDNNVPTMRDLLAYIVQNILVDREKDLCVFMQEENVRPGILVLINDTDWELEGELNYKLNNDDLISFTSTLHGG is encoded by the exons ATGGCAGGTGGTATaaatgttgatgttgaatTTTT aggaGGATTGGACTCTATTTTCGGTGGACTCACAAAAGCAAAGTGTATTGTCACTCGTAAGGATAACAATGTTCCCACAATGAGAGATCTCTTGGCTTACATCGTGCAGAATATTTTGGTGGATAGAGAGAAAGATCTTTGTGTTTTCAtgcaggaagaaaatgttaGACCGGGTATTTTGGTGCTCATAAATGATACTGACTGGGAACTTGAAGGCGAACTTAATTACAAATTAAACAACGAtgatttaatttctttcacATCCACTCTCCACGGAGGATGA